From Mus musculus strain C57BL/6J chromosome 8, GRCm38.p6 C57BL/6J, a single genomic window includes:
- the Zdhhc7 gene encoding palmitoyltransferase ZDHHC7 isoform X1 has product MQPSGHRLRDIEHHPLLTDNDNYDSASSSSSETDMADRVWFIRDGCGMVCAVMTWLLVVYADFVVTFVMLLPSKDFWYSVVNGVLFNCLAVLALSSHLRTMLTDPGAVPKGNATKEYMESLQLKPGEVIYKCPKCCCIKPERAHHCSICKRCIRKMDHHCPWVNNCVGEKNQRFFVLFTMYIALSSVHALILCGLQFISCVRGQWTECSDFSPPITVILLVFLCLEGLLFFTFTAVMFGTQIHSICNDETEIERLKSEKPTWERRLRWEGMKSVFGGPPSLLWMNPFVGFRLRRLQMRTRKGGPEFSV; this is encoded by the exons ATGCAGCCGTCGGGACACAGGCTCCGGGACATCGAGCACCATCCTCTCCTGACTGACAATGACAATTACGACTCAGCATCCTCTTCGTCCTCCGAGACTGACATGGCAGACAGGGTGTGGTTCATCCGAGATGGCTGTGGCATGGTCTGTGCTGTCATGACGTGGCTTCTCGTCGTCTATGCAGACTTCGTGGTGACCTTTGTCATGCTGCTGCCTTCCAAAGACTTCTGGTACTCCGTGGTGAACGGAGTCCTCTTCAACTGCTTGGCGGTGCTCGCGCTGTCCTCCCACCTGAGAACCATGCTCACTGACCCG GGTGCTGTCCCCAAAGGCAACGCCACGAAGGAGTACATGGAGAGCTTGCAGCTGAAGCCAGGCGAGGTGATCTACAAGTGCCCCAAGTGTTGCTGCATCAAGCCGGAACGTGCCCACCACTGCAG TATTTGCAAGAGATGCATTCGAAAGATGGACCATCACTGCCCGTGGGTGAACAACTGCGTCGGGGAGAAGAATCAGAGGTTCTTCGTGCTTTTCACC ATGTACATAGCTCTGTCTTCGGTTCATGCTCTGATTCTCTGTGGGCTTCAGTTCATCTCCTGCGTCCGAGGGCAGTGGACAG AGTGCAGCGACTTCTCTCCTCCCATAACTGTAatcctgttggtcttcctgtgccTTGAGGGCCTCCTGTTCTTCACCTTCACCGCAGTCATGTTCGGCACCCAGATCCACTCGATATGCAATGATGAAACA GAGATCGAGAGGCTGAAGAGCGAGAAGCCCACGTGGGAGCGCAGGCTGCGGTGGGAAGGAATGAAGTCTGTCTTCGggggccctccctccctcctctggatGAACCCCTTCGTTGGCTTCCGACTCAGGCGGCTGCAGATGAGGACCAGGAAAGGAGGCCCCGAGTTCTCTGTCTGA